One Pseudomonas sp. MH9.2 DNA segment encodes these proteins:
- a CDS encoding ATP-binding protein — MASNDYLRNKIRPSFLEGLDPEPAPAPAMAKTEFRCVEPRFTLERDVVMSDDLKQQLAEAVAKIEHYRTIYIEWGFAAADPAGKGTILNFYGPPGTGKTLTAEAFAGSLGKKIMLVSIADLESKFMGDTSKNIAAVFRSAQAEGAVLFFDEADTLLGKRLSSVTQGIDNEVNAMRSTLLIELERHEGVVIFATNFAKNYDAAFVSRISQHVGFELPGEPERQAIWAKLLVPGIPLAEDRETLLNSATLLSAGLSGREMRTCMRLALAKAVRVPGQPALAQAHLQDAIEQVATAMAQMRMQTHSGKTNTPTLEAARTLLGVS, encoded by the coding sequence ATGGCATCGAATGATTACCTGCGCAACAAAATACGCCCTAGCTTTCTTGAAGGTTTAGACCCAGAGCCGGCGCCAGCGCCTGCCATGGCCAAAACGGAATTTCGCTGTGTCGAACCTCGCTTCACCCTAGAGCGCGACGTTGTGATGTCGGACGATCTGAAGCAGCAACTAGCTGAGGCCGTCGCCAAGATCGAGCACTACAGGACGATCTATATCGAATGGGGCTTCGCGGCCGCGGACCCGGCCGGCAAAGGCACGATCCTTAATTTCTATGGCCCTCCTGGCACAGGGAAAACCCTCACTGCGGAGGCTTTTGCCGGCAGTCTGGGCAAGAAGATCATGCTGGTGAGTATTGCCGACCTGGAAAGCAAGTTCATGGGCGACACCTCCAAGAACATTGCGGCCGTGTTCCGCAGTGCACAAGCCGAAGGCGCGGTGTTGTTTTTCGATGAAGCAGACACCTTGCTAGGCAAGCGTTTGTCCTCTGTCACTCAGGGCATTGATAACGAAGTAAACGCCATGCGTTCGACCTTACTGATCGAGCTAGAGCGACATGAAGGCGTGGTCATCTTTGCGACTAACTTTGCCAAGAACTACGACGCTGCGTTCGTTAGCCGTATATCTCAACACGTTGGCTTCGAGCTGCCGGGCGAGCCGGAGCGTCAAGCTATTTGGGCAAAGCTGCTGGTGCCGGGTATCCCGCTGGCTGAAGATCGGGAGACGCTACTGAACTCGGCAACGCTACTGTCGGCAGGGTTGTCAGGGCGCGAGATGCGTACCTGCATGCGCCTGGCGTTGGCAAAGGCAGTGCGAGTACCCGGGCAGCCTGCGTTGGCGCAGGCTCATTTGCAGGACGCCATCGAACAAGTCGCCACTGCCATGGCGCAGATGCGGATGCAGACACACAGCGGCAAAACCAACACACCAACATTGGAAGCAGCACGTACGTTATTGGGCGTCAGCTGA
- a CDS encoding GntR family transcriptional regulator, whose translation MGFDQVRQRRLSDDIVEQLEGMILEGTLKSGERLPAERALAEQFGVSRPSLREAIQKLTAKGLLISRQGGGNYVVENLGSTFSDPLLHLLESNPDAQRDLLEFRHTLEASCAYYAALRATDVDRERLRAAFDLLQDCYSRVGEVSRAEEGAADASFHLAIAEASHNAVLLHTIRGLFDLLKRNVVTNIGGMYKQRTETRDMLISQHRELYLAIIEGRAEGAREVASRHLLYVQEVLEEVRQQVQRTARAERRNGI comes from the coding sequence ATGGGGTTTGATCAGGTGCGTCAGCGCCGTTTGTCTGACGATATTGTCGAGCAACTGGAAGGGATGATTCTCGAAGGCACATTGAAGTCTGGAGAGCGCTTGCCTGCCGAGCGTGCGTTGGCAGAACAGTTTGGTGTCTCGCGCCCCTCCTTGCGTGAAGCGATTCAGAAGCTCACGGCCAAAGGCTTGTTGATCAGCCGCCAGGGCGGCGGCAATTACGTGGTCGAGAATCTGGGGTCGACATTCAGCGATCCGTTGCTGCATTTGCTGGAAAGCAATCCGGATGCTCAGCGTGATCTGCTTGAATTTCGCCATACGCTGGAGGCCTCGTGCGCGTATTACGCAGCCTTGCGTGCGACGGATGTCGACCGTGAGCGGCTGCGGGCGGCCTTTGATTTATTGCAGGACTGTTATTCGCGGGTCGGCGAAGTGAGTCGGGCCGAGGAGGGCGCTGCCGATGCGAGCTTCCATCTGGCCATCGCTGAAGCGAGCCATAACGCGGTGCTGCTGCACACGATCCGGGGGCTGTTCGATCTGCTCAAGCGTAATGTCGTGACCAACATCGGTGGCATGTACAAGCAACGCACAGAGACTCGCGACATGCTGATCAGTCAGCACCGTGAGCTGTATCTGGCGATTATCGAAGGCCGTGCGGAAGGTGCGCGCGAAGTTGCCAGCCGCCATCTGCTCTATGTGCAGGAGGTGCTGGAAGAGGTGCGGCAGCAAGTGCAGCGCACGGCGCGGGCAGAGAGGCGTAACGGGATATGA
- a CDS encoding integrase domain-containing protein, which yields MCAQATRLSDRQLKAVKPKDKDYVLSDGDGLQLRVRVNGSTLWNFNYRQPITKNRINMGLGTYPELSLAQARKKTVEARELLAQGIDPKEQRSELEQTKRQATEHTFENVASAWFELKKDSVTQAYAEDIWRSLTLHVFPSLGTTPISQINAPMVIELLRPLETKGSLETVKRLTQRLNEIMTYGVNSGMIFANPLSGIRAVFKKPKKQNMAALRPEELPELMVAIANASIKRTTRCLIEWQLHTMTRPAEAATTSWADIDLDKKTWTIPAERMKKRRAHVIPLTEHALALLETIKPYSGHREYVFPADRDPRDHCNSQTANMALKRMGFEGRLVSHGMRSMASTILNEQGWDPELIEVALAHVDKDEVRSAYNRADYIERRRPMMAWWSEHIQQAATGNLSVSAIQGARGLRIVSVR from the coding sequence ATGTGCGCCCAAGCCACCCGCCTCTCTGACCGCCAGCTCAAAGCGGTAAAGCCGAAAGACAAGGACTACGTCCTCAGCGATGGCGACGGCTTACAGCTGCGCGTGAGGGTCAATGGCTCTACGCTATGGAACTTCAACTACCGGCAGCCGATTACCAAAAACCGCATCAATATGGGCCTCGGCACCTACCCAGAACTCTCGCTCGCTCAAGCCAGGAAGAAAACTGTCGAAGCCAGAGAGCTTCTCGCTCAGGGCATCGACCCGAAAGAACAACGTAGCGAGCTGGAGCAGACAAAAAGACAGGCAACCGAGCACACATTCGAGAACGTGGCGTCTGCCTGGTTTGAACTGAAAAAGGATTCGGTCACTCAGGCTTATGCCGAGGACATCTGGCGCTCGCTCACGCTGCATGTCTTTCCATCGCTGGGAACAACACCTATCTCGCAGATCAATGCCCCGATGGTCATCGAACTGCTGCGCCCTTTGGAAACCAAAGGTAGCCTGGAGACAGTGAAGCGACTGACCCAACGACTCAACGAGATCATGACCTACGGTGTGAACTCGGGAATGATCTTTGCCAATCCGCTCAGCGGCATTCGGGCCGTTTTCAAGAAGCCGAAAAAGCAGAACATGGCAGCCCTCCGCCCTGAAGAACTGCCGGAACTGATGGTCGCCATTGCCAATGCGAGCATAAAAAGAACGACACGCTGCCTGATCGAATGGCAACTTCACACCATGACCCGCCCTGCGGAAGCCGCGACGACTTCCTGGGCCGACATCGACCTCGACAAGAAAACCTGGACGATCCCGGCGGAGCGTATGAAGAAGCGACGTGCTCACGTCATACCGCTGACCGAACACGCACTTGCTCTGCTAGAGACGATCAAGCCCTACAGCGGCCATAGAGAGTACGTGTTCCCGGCAGACAGAGACCCACGGGATCATTGCAACAGCCAGACAGCAAACATGGCCCTGAAACGTATGGGCTTTGAAGGTCGATTGGTGAGCCACGGCATGCGCTCCATGGCCAGTACTATCCTGAACGAACAGGGGTGGGACCCCGAATTGATTGAGGTTGCACTTGCTCACGTGGATAAGGACGAGGTGCGCAGCGCTTACAACCGAGCGGATTACATTGAGAGAAGAAGGCCGATGATGGCTTGGTGGAGTGAGCACATTCAGCAGGCCGCTACCGGCAACTTATCGGTGTCAGCTATTCAAGGAGCCAGAGGCCTGAGAATAGTATCAGTACGCTGA
- a CDS encoding LutC/YkgG family protein — protein MSAKQNILNKLRHSLTGATPIADNFDEELVTTPWSYAPEQRLAQLRKLMEAVHTEIHLSTEQGWPELLGQLVHDRQLPSLLIAPSTPHGRRVSEHWTVHPELPPLKAYDRPVEAWKTELFDDTPASFTTTLGAIAATGSLILWPTREEPRLMSLVPPVHFALLKASDIYDNFYQVQQKQNWAAGMPTNALLVSGPSKTADIEQILAYGAHGPKDLVVLILEDA, from the coding sequence ATGAGCGCCAAACAAAATATCCTCAACAAACTGCGCCACAGCCTGACCGGCGCCACGCCGATTGCCGACAACTTTGACGAAGAGCTGGTGACCACCCCGTGGAGTTACGCGCCCGAACAACGGCTCGCGCAGTTGCGCAAACTGATGGAAGCCGTGCACACCGAAATCCATCTCAGCACCGAACAGGGCTGGCCGGAGCTGCTCGGACAATTGGTGCATGACCGCCAATTGCCGAGCCTGTTGATCGCCCCGAGCACGCCCCACGGTCGACGCGTCAGCGAACATTGGACCGTGCACCCTGAGTTACCGCCGCTCAAGGCCTATGACCGCCCGGTAGAGGCGTGGAAAACCGAACTGTTCGACGACACCCCTGCCAGTTTTACCACCACCCTGGGTGCCATTGCTGCCACCGGCAGCCTGATTCTATGGCCTACCCGCGAAGAACCGCGCCTGATGAGTCTGGTGCCGCCCGTGCACTTCGCCCTGCTCAAGGCCAGCGACATCTACGACAACTTTTATCAGGTTCAGCAAAAGCAGAACTGGGCAGCCGGCATGCCGACCAACGCACTGCTGGTGTCCGGCCCATCAAAAACCGCTGACATTGAACAGATCCTGGCTTACGGCGCCCACGGCCCGAAAGATCTGGTGGTACTGATTCTGGAGGATGCATGA
- a CDS encoding LutB/LldF family L-lactate oxidation iron-sulfur protein produces MSTQTLIPTVEVHEDFRARAHKALGDSQLRNNFRTAMDSLMTKRAAAFSDADERERLRTLGNAIRARALSKLPDLLEQLERNLTRNGVKVHWAETVEEANDIVLSIVEAHEARQVIKGKSMVSEEMEMNDFLAARSVECLESDMGEYIVQLDHEKPSHIIMPAIHKNAVQVGTLFHEKLGVDYTKDVDKLIQIGRKVLRQKFFEADIGVSGVNFAVAETGTLLLVENEGNGRMCTTVPPVHIAVTGIEKVVENLRDTVPLLSLLTRSALGIPITTYVNMISGPRKADELDGPQEVHLVLLDNGRSQAFADSELRQTLNCIRCGACMNHCPVYTRIGGHAYGEVYPGPIGKIITPHMVGLNKVPDHPSASSLCGACGEVCPVKIPIPALLRRLREENVKSPDAPNKVMRGQGSKYSRTERFIWNAWSRLNSSPALYRVFGLFATRLRNLTPSSIGPWTQNHSAPKPAARSLHELAREHLAKQSTENQSIEKQPGAKR; encoded by the coding sequence ATGAGCACGCAAACACTGATCCCCACCGTTGAGGTACACGAAGACTTCCGCGCCCGGGCCCATAAAGCCTTGGGCGACAGCCAACTGCGCAACAACTTCCGTACCGCCATGGACTCGCTGATGACCAAGCGCGCGGCCGCGTTCAGCGATGCTGACGAACGTGAACGTCTGCGCACCCTGGGCAATGCGATTCGGGCGCGCGCCCTGTCCAAGCTGCCCGATTTGCTTGAGCAGTTGGAACGAAACCTGACCCGTAATGGCGTGAAGGTGCATTGGGCGGAAACGGTAGAAGAAGCCAATGACATTGTCCTCTCGATCGTGGAGGCTCATGAAGCCCGGCAAGTGATCAAGGGCAAGTCGATGGTCAGCGAAGAAATGGAAATGAATGATTTCCTCGCCGCCCGTAGCGTTGAATGCCTGGAATCGGACATGGGCGAATACATCGTCCAGCTCGACCACGAGAAACCGTCGCACATCATCATGCCGGCGATTCACAAAAACGCCGTCCAGGTGGGCACCTTGTTCCACGAAAAACTGGGCGTGGACTACACCAAAGACGTCGACAAACTGATCCAGATCGGTCGCAAAGTGCTGCGCCAAAAATTCTTCGAAGCCGACATCGGCGTCTCCGGTGTCAACTTCGCCGTGGCTGAAACCGGCACCCTGTTGCTGGTCGAAAACGAAGGCAACGGCCGCATGTGCACCACGGTTCCGCCGGTGCATATCGCCGTGACCGGCATCGAAAAGGTCGTCGAGAACCTGCGTGACACCGTCCCACTGCTGTCGCTGTTGACCCGCTCGGCGCTGGGCATCCCCATCACCACGTACGTCAACATGATCTCCGGCCCACGCAAGGCCGATGAACTGGATGGCCCGCAAGAAGTGCACCTGGTGCTGCTCGATAACGGTCGCAGCCAGGCGTTCGCCGACAGTGAACTGCGTCAGACCCTGAACTGCATCCGCTGCGGCGCCTGCATGAACCACTGCCCGGTCTATACCCGCATTGGCGGCCATGCCTATGGCGAGGTGTACCCAGGCCCTATCGGTAAAATCATCACCCCGCACATGGTCGGCCTGAACAAAGTCCCGGACCACCCCAGCGCGTCGTCGTTGTGCGGCGCCTGTGGCGAAGTCTGCCCGGTGAAGATTCCGATCCCGGCCCTGTTGCGTCGCCTGCGCGAAGAAAACGTCAAATCGCCGGACGCGCCGAATAAAGTCATGCGCGGCCAGGGCAGTAAATACTCACGCACAGAACGCTTTATCTGGAATGCCTGGTCGCGGCTCAACAGCTCGCCGGCGCTGTACCGCGTGTTCGGCTTGTTCGCGACCCGCCTGCGCAATTTGACCCCAAGCAGCATCGGCCCGTGGACGCAGAATCACAGCGCACCGAAACCGGCAGCACGCTCGCTGCATGAGCTGGCCCGTGAACATTTGGCCAAGCAGTCGACAGAGAATCAGTCGATAGAGAAGCAACCGGGAGCCAAGCGATGA
- a CDS encoding (Fe-S)-binding protein, with translation MSELYYNAVPNATRVAPPQAEPRHYPDVKPERVYLFGTCVVDLFYPEAGMDAIHLLEREGIRVEFPQGQSCCGQPAYTSGYTDQAREVARAQLALFSGDYPVVVPSGSCAGMLREHYPDLFKDEPETLKQVHALAARTYELAEFLLFVCKVKLQDSGAPIKVALHTSCSARREMNTHLHVRELLSQMSNVERVDHSHESECCGFGGTFSVRMPDISGAMVADKTRALKESGAHQVVTADCGCLMNINGSLEKQRESLRGQHVASFLWQRTGGGQ, from the coding sequence ATGAGCGAGCTCTATTACAACGCCGTACCTAATGCGACCCGCGTCGCACCGCCACAGGCCGAACCACGGCACTACCCTGACGTAAAACCTGAGCGGGTCTACCTGTTCGGTACCTGCGTGGTCGACCTGTTTTACCCGGAAGCCGGCATGGACGCGATTCACCTGCTCGAACGCGAAGGCATTCGGGTCGAATTCCCCCAGGGGCAAAGCTGCTGCGGGCAACCTGCTTACACCTCCGGTTACACCGATCAGGCGCGTGAAGTCGCGCGGGCGCAACTGGCATTGTTCTCGGGTGATTACCCGGTGGTCGTACCTTCCGGCTCATGCGCCGGGATGCTGCGCGAGCACTACCCGGACTTGTTCAAGGACGAGCCGGAAACCTTGAAGCAGGTCCATGCTCTGGCCGCCCGCACCTATGAACTGGCGGAGTTTCTGCTGTTCGTGTGCAAAGTGAAGCTCCAGGACAGTGGCGCACCGATCAAGGTGGCGCTGCATACGTCCTGCTCGGCACGCCGGGAAATGAACACGCACTTGCACGTCCGGGAACTGTTGTCGCAAATGAGCAACGTCGAGCGGGTAGACCACAGCCACGAAAGTGAATGCTGTGGTTTTGGCGGGACGTTCAGCGTGCGCATGCCGGATATTTCCGGGGCCATGGTCGCGGACAAGACACGCGCGTTAAAAGAGTCGGGCGCGCATCAGGTAGTGACCGCCGACTGCGGCTGCTTGATGAACATCAACGGCTCGCTGGAGAAACAACGGGAATCGCTGCGCGGCCAACACGTGGCCAGTTTCCTGTGGCAACGCACCGGAGGTGGACAATGA
- a CDS encoding lactate permease LctP family transporter: MQTWQQFYTPLGSLGFSAIAAVIPIVFFFMALAVFRLKGHVAGTITLLLSVLIAIFAFKMPADMAVAAAGYGFAYGVWPIAWIIIAAVFLYKLTVKSGQFEIIRSSVLTITDDPRLQVLLIAFCFGAFLEGAAGFGAPVAITAALLVGLGFNPLYAAGLCLIANTAPVAFGALGIPIIVAGQVSGIDAFKIGAMAGRQLPLLSLFVPFWLVFMMDGMRGVKETWPAALVAGFTFALSQFLTSNFIGPELPDITSALLSLIALTLFLKVWQPKRTAGAQMAGATPTGPVVASAGGFGLPRTSTKSEYTLGQIFKAWSPFLILTVIVTIWTLKPFKAMFAAGGAMQAWTMNFAIPHLDQLVFKVAPIVANQTAMPAVFKFDLIAASGSAILISALLSMLVLRIGVKTGLTTFKETLFELRWAIVSIGMVLAFAFVMNFSGMSTTLALVLASTGAAFPFFSPFLGWLGVFLTGSDTSSNALFGSLQATTAHQVGVSDVLMVAANSTGGVTGKMISPQSIAVACAATGLVGKESDLFRFTLKHSLFFATIVGCITLAQAYWFTGMLVH; the protein is encoded by the coding sequence ATGCAAACCTGGCAACAGTTCTATACCCCACTCGGCAGCCTTGGCTTCTCCGCTATCGCCGCAGTTATTCCCATCGTGTTTTTCTTCATGGCCTTGGCCGTGTTCCGGCTAAAGGGCCATGTTGCAGGCACCATTACACTGCTGTTATCGGTATTGATAGCGATCTTCGCCTTCAAAATGCCTGCTGATATGGCCGTTGCGGCCGCCGGATACGGGTTCGCCTATGGCGTCTGGCCGATTGCCTGGATCATCATCGCAGCGGTATTCCTCTACAAACTGACGGTTAAAAGCGGTCAGTTCGAGATTATCCGCAGCTCGGTCCTGACCATCACCGACGACCCGCGCCTGCAAGTGCTGCTGATCGCCTTCTGCTTTGGCGCCTTCCTTGAAGGTGCGGCAGGTTTCGGTGCGCCAGTGGCGATTACTGCAGCATTGCTGGTGGGCCTGGGCTTCAACCCGCTCTATGCCGCCGGGTTGTGCCTGATTGCCAACACGGCCCCGGTCGCTTTCGGCGCATTGGGTATTCCGATCATCGTGGCGGGCCAGGTTTCAGGTATCGACGCGTTCAAGATCGGCGCCATGGCCGGCCGTCAATTGCCGTTGCTGTCGCTGTTCGTACCGTTCTGGCTGGTGTTCATGATGGACGGCATGCGTGGCGTCAAGGAAACCTGGCCAGCCGCTCTGGTTGCGGGCTTTACCTTCGCCCTCAGCCAGTTCCTTACCTCGAACTTCATCGGCCCGGAACTGCCGGACATCACCTCGGCGCTGCTCAGTCTGATTGCCCTGACCCTGTTCCTCAAAGTCTGGCAGCCTAAACGTACCGCTGGCGCGCAAATGGCCGGTGCTACCCCGACGGGCCCAGTCGTCGCCAGCGCTGGCGGCTTCGGTCTGCCACGCACGTCGACCAAGTCTGAATACACCTTGGGCCAGATTTTCAAAGCGTGGTCACCCTTCCTGATTCTGACCGTCATCGTCACCATCTGGACGCTTAAACCGTTCAAGGCAATGTTCGCCGCCGGTGGTGCGATGCAGGCATGGACCATGAACTTTGCCATCCCGCATCTGGACCAACTGGTGTTCAAGGTCGCGCCTATCGTCGCCAACCAGACCGCCATGCCAGCCGTGTTTAAGTTCGACCTGATCGCTGCCTCCGGCTCCGCGATTCTGATCTCCGCATTGCTGTCGATGCTGGTGTTGCGAATCGGGGTCAAAACCGGTCTGACCACTTTCAAAGAAACCCTGTTTGAACTGCGCTGGGCCATCGTGTCCATTGGCATGGTGTTGGCGTTCGCCTTCGTGATGAACTTCTCCGGCATGTCCACCACGCTGGCACTGGTTCTGGCATCCACGGGCGCTGCGTTCCCGTTCTTCTCGCCGTTCCTTGGCTGGCTGGGCGTGTTCCTGACAGGTTCCGATACCTCCTCCAACGCGCTGTTTGGCTCATTGCAGGCAACGACCGCGCACCAGGTCGGTGTTAGCGATGTGCTGATGGTGGCCGCGAACTCCACCGGTGGCGTGACCGGCAAAATGATTTCACCGCAGTCGATTGCGGTTGCCTGCGCCGCCACTGGCCTGGTGGGTAAAGAATCCGACCTGTTCCGCTTCACCCTCAAACACAGTCTGTTCTTTGCCACCATCGTCGGCTGCATCACCCTGGCTCAGGCTTATTGGTTCACCGGCATGCTGGTTCACTAA
- a CDS encoding FAD-binding and (Fe-S)-binding domain-containing protein, with product MSLPAVFLREAERLIPKNRRFDDPLSTLAFGTDASFYRLIPKLVIRVESEDEVVALLKLAQAESVPVTFRAAGTSLSGQAISDSVLIVLGDNWNGREIRGQGTQIRLQPGVIGAQANAWLAPFGRKIGPDPASINACKIGGIVANNSSGMCCGTAQNTYHTLAGIRLVLADGTRLDTEDSASVAAFRDSHADLLEQLARLGRETRANSTLAAKIRHKYRLKNTTGLSLNALVDFDEPLDILSHLLVGSEGTLGFISAVTYDTVIDHPYKASALIVFPDVETCCTAVTVLKSQPVAAVELLDRRSMRSVQDKPGMPAFVRELSENACALLIESRAASQALLHEQLAQIMASLASFPVEKQVDFTEDPVENARLWAIRKDTFPAVGAVRKTGTTVIIEDVTFPVEQLAIGVRRLIALFDKHHYDEAILFGHALEGNLHFVFTQGFDSPSQVARYQAFMDDVTQLVAVEFGGSLKAEHGTGRNMAPFVELEWGSDAYQLMWQLKRLLDPNGILNPDVVLSTDPQIHLKHLKPLPAADEIVDKCIECGFCEPVCPSKGLTLSPRQRIVIWRDIQAKKRAGIDTTDLERDYHYQGIDTCAATGLCAQRCPVGINTGELVKKLRSREATHGKTADWLAHNFKTALQGARFTLHVANGARMLLGAPRLAKISAALSKASSGRVPQWTAAMPQPERAIRFSPPIDDQRPRVVYLAACVSRVMGPAASDREQMSLLDKTRGLLEKAGYQVVFPDNQDSLCCGQPFASKGYNDQAEDKRQELLAALIKASRGGLDPIYCDTSPCTLRLVQDLKDTRLDLYDPVRFIRTHLLDKLHFTPQQEAIAVHVTCSTQHLGESQALIELARLCSQNVVIPEGIHCCGFAGDKGFTTPELNAHSLRTLKDAVQYCNEGISTSRTCEIGLSQHGGIDYHGLVYLVDRVTQAKSA from the coding sequence ATGAGCCTGCCCGCTGTATTCCTGCGCGAAGCCGAGCGCCTGATCCCCAAGAACAGACGCTTCGACGACCCGCTTTCAACCCTGGCCTTCGGCACTGATGCAAGCTTCTACCGGCTGATCCCGAAACTGGTGATCCGCGTCGAATCCGAAGACGAAGTGGTCGCGCTGCTCAAGCTGGCTCAAGCTGAAAGCGTGCCGGTGACGTTTCGGGCTGCGGGCACCAGCTTGTCCGGCCAGGCCATCAGCGATTCAGTGCTGATCGTACTCGGCGACAATTGGAACGGCAGAGAGATTCGCGGTCAGGGCACGCAGATCCGCCTGCAACCGGGGGTCATTGGTGCTCAGGCGAATGCCTGGCTGGCACCGTTCGGGCGCAAAATCGGTCCGGACCCGGCATCGATCAACGCCTGCAAAATCGGTGGCATCGTCGCCAACAATTCCAGCGGCATGTGCTGTGGCACCGCGCAGAACACCTATCACACCCTCGCCGGGATTCGACTGGTATTGGCTGACGGCACCCGCCTGGACACCGAAGATTCCGCCAGCGTCGCCGCGTTTCGCGACAGCCACGCCGACCTGCTGGAACAACTGGCCCGACTCGGCCGCGAGACACGTGCCAACAGCACGCTGGCCGCAAAGATTCGCCACAAATACCGCCTGAAAAACACCACCGGCCTGTCACTCAATGCACTGGTGGATTTCGATGAGCCACTGGATATCCTCAGCCACTTGCTGGTCGGCTCCGAAGGCACCCTCGGTTTTATCAGCGCGGTCACATACGACACCGTCATCGACCACCCGTACAAAGCATCGGCGCTGATCGTGTTCCCCGATGTGGAAACCTGCTGCACCGCCGTCACCGTTTTGAAAAGCCAACCGGTGGCCGCAGTCGAACTGCTGGACCGGCGCAGCATGCGGTCGGTGCAGGACAAACCAGGCATGCCTGCCTTCGTCCGCGAATTATCGGAAAACGCCTGCGCCCTGCTGATCGAATCCCGCGCCGCCTCCCAGGCATTGCTGCATGAGCAGCTCGCGCAGATCATGGCCTCGCTGGCCTCATTCCCGGTGGAGAAGCAGGTCGACTTTACCGAAGACCCCGTGGAAAACGCCCGTCTCTGGGCGATTCGCAAAGACACCTTCCCCGCCGTTGGCGCCGTGCGTAAAACCGGTACCACGGTGATCATCGAGGACGTTACATTCCCGGTCGAACAACTGGCGATTGGCGTGCGTCGACTGATCGCGCTGTTCGACAAACATCACTACGACGAAGCGATCCTGTTCGGCCACGCGCTGGAAGGCAACCTGCACTTTGTGTTCACTCAGGGGTTCGACAGCCCTTCACAAGTCGCCCGTTATCAAGCGTTCATGGACGACGTCACGCAACTGGTGGCCGTAGAGTTCGGCGGTTCATTGAAAGCAGAACACGGCACCGGACGCAATATGGCGCCCTTTGTCGAGCTGGAATGGGGCAGCGATGCCTACCAACTGATGTGGCAGCTCAAACGGCTGCTTGATCCCAACGGCATCCTTAACCCGGACGTGGTGCTCAGCACCGATCCGCAGATCCATTTGAAACACCTCAAGCCACTGCCCGCCGCCGACGAGATCGTCGACAAATGCATAGAGTGCGGGTTTTGCGAGCCGGTCTGTCCGTCCAAAGGGCTGACGCTGAGCCCACGACAACGCATCGTGATCTGGCGCGATATCCAGGCGAAAAAACGCGCGGGCATCGACACCACTGATCTGGAGCGCGACTACCACTATCAAGGCATCGACACCTGTGCCGCGACAGGGCTGTGTGCGCAACGTTGCCCGGTCGGGATCAATACCGGCGAGTTGGTGAAAAAGCTGCGCAGCCGCGAAGCAACCCATGGCAAAACTGCGGACTGGCTGGCCCATAATTTCAAGACCGCGCTGCAAGGTGCGCGCTTCACGCTGCACGTGGCCAACGGTGCGCGGATGCTCTTGGGCGCGCCACGCCTGGCAAAAATCTCCGCAGCGCTGAGCAAGGCGTCGTCAGGTCGCGTGCCGCAGTGGACCGCCGCCATGCCGCAGCCGGAGCGGGCCATTCGTTTCAGCCCACCGATCGATGATCAGCGCCCGCGCGTGGTGTACCTGGCAGCGTGTGTATCACGCGTCATGGGCCCCGCTGCGAGCGACCGCGAACAGATGTCGCTGCTGGACAAAACCCGCGGGCTGCTGGAGAAGGCCGGGTATCAGGTGGTCTTCCCCGACAATCAGGACAGCCTGTGCTGCGGGCAACCCTTTGCCTCAAAAGGCTACAACGATCAAGCCGAGGACAAACGCCAGGAACTGCTCGCGGCCTTGATCAAGGCCAGTCGCGGCGGTCTCGACCCGATCTATTGCGACACCAGCCCATGCACCCTGCGCCTGGTTCAGGACCTGAAAGACACGCGCCTGGACCTGTACGACCCGGTGCGTTTCATCCGCACTCACCTGTTGGACAAGCTGCACTTCACCCCCCAGCAGGAAGCCATCGCGGTGCATGTCACCTGCAGCACCCAACACTTGGGCGAGAGCCAGGCCTTGATCGAACTGGCGCGCCTGTGCAGCCAGAATGTGGTGATACCCGAAGGCATCCACTGCTGCGGTTTTGCCGGTGACAAGGGCTTCACTACGCCGGAACTGAATGCGCATTCATTGCGCACCCTGAAAGATGCGGTGCAGTACTGCAACGAAGGTATTTCCACCAGCCGGACCTGTGAAATCGGCCTGTCGCAACACGGCGGTATCGATTACCACGGACTGGTTTATCTGGTGGATCGAGTGACTCAAGCCAAGTCGGCGTAA